The region CATGGGTCTGCAGGTTCTCAGGTATAGTTAGTgaggtgtgtatatatttaaacacGGGTCACGACGTTTCTGTTGCATCTGGACTGTGAGctttgattggtgtatatttacgGGCGTGGCTGTGTTTTAACTGGACAGGTATGTTTAGCGGATCGGCGCTTTTAAGGCCGCGTCCACTTCCTCCTCGGGCTGCAGCGTGTGCCACTGGGCGACGGGGCGTCTGGGATTGGCCAGCATGTCGGACCAGTGACGGAGGCCCACGCCGCTGGCACCGTACCCGATCCAGCACTTACCGATGGCGTCGTTGCTGCCCAGTTTGTCGTAATCGTAGACGGTGATCAGCACCTGGATCTTCTGCAGGTGAACGGAGGAGAGACGGTGTGTTAGTACTAGATGTTACTGTTACTCAGTTGTTTATAAACTAGGGTTAATTTAGGGTAAGTATAGCAGGGATATGTCAAGTTAAACTCTGCTTTTACCTGAATCTGAGCGAAGGGGATCTCAAAGCTGAAGCTCTCGTTGAAATACGGGTTCAGCGTGTTCTGTTTGACCGTGgtcttctttttctttaaacGTTTGCCATTGTGTTGCAGAACCACCTTTACAAACGGGTCTAAAAGATAAAACAGCACCCAAAAAATCAAGCTTTGGTTCTTAATCCCATAAACGGTAGTTGAAGATGATCAGGAAGAGAACTGTGCTGACCAGATAAACCACCCACGTCCATCTTCTTCAGGTTCTTGGCTTCCATCACACAGACAGTGAGCTTGCCGGAGGTGGGGACGTACCTCAGGGATATACAGATGTCTCCTAGTTTCTCTTGCTGTTTGGAGAAAGGGTTATGAAGGTAGttatatgacattaaaataactaattaataatatatgCAACAACAAACAAGCCTTGAAAGGGGGCAATTTTTTCACTGCATCTAATAAATGATGTGTCcatttgctgcatttataaaagttattttgtttgttttttctctttttcttccaAATTCATTAATTTCCTGGCTGGTACACTGTACCCACGCTGGTTAAGGAGGGATGCAAGCTACCACAAGCTTCCTCTGATATGTGTGAAGTGACCGACTGCATCGTTTTAGCCTTTCAATCACAGGAACATGCTATGCTCTTCGTATTCCACCACCACTTGTGCTGGTGCCTTAATCAGACTGTAGAAGTGCTGGGCTAGCGTACTGGACTGATATGCCACCTGAATGCCCCTTATTAGGTTTTGCTAAGCCTAGTCTACTTTAATCCACCTTTGTAAATTAGAGCATTTGAACCAGGTATCAGTTTATGGCCCTCAATTTTGAAATTAATGTAAATTGTGactggaaattttatattttattagttatttgcattaaacttctgctttcttagttcaattagcagaggtagtagagacttttggaaggtttcttaggtccagagatatgttgaccttggcatgggcttcttgcttccgtgggaatgcatgggtgtcaggactgtgtgtgcgggggtgcacgCGCAGTTTTGATACTGGTGCATTCTTGTGGAAGTATGCCATGTTTCTAACAAACTGACTATTCTTGTAGGATGATAAAACAAGTTTAGTGTGGAAGGTTGACCTTGAGCTGGGTTGCTGAgaagagttagcctgaaggggcagtaagtggggtataaatactgtgaTAGGGCAGACGTAGTCGCCCTTTCTCTCCTGTAAAGGCATGTGTGCGTTTGCATTGAGATTggccctcagctgagtaataaattgattatttgcttttatcactatcccggttgtctgtgtcaatctttaagggttattttgaattcccacaacaaaACCTACAGAGAATAAAACCCTAAaattatgtgtatatatttatatatatggctatactggctatatatgtatatatgtggcCCAATTCATTGGCCCAATTCAATGTGCAATACTCatcactccatccatccatccattaactTAGAATCAGTGATGAAACAACTTCATCCTGTTGATGAAAAGTCATTAGAGACTCACCTCTTCTTTTTCTCCTCCAACCAGGTCTTTCCACTCATGAATAGGCTGTCCAAGGTCCACGCTGTTCATGGGAACCTTAATCTCTCCGATCACATCATGCTTACCAAATCGGTCAAAATCAAACACCTGCAGCACTAAAGTCTGGCCAGCCAGGTCATTAAAGGGGATCTGAGGACAGAAGAGTGCAAGGTAAAGTCTCCCAAATTAaaattcattatatatatactactAGATGCGTCCACTGATGTGTGTATAATACAAACTCAGTGttaaaatgttgggacagtaggtaaaatgcaaataaaatgagaAAGCAGTGATTATTAAACTGCCTTTATAGCTGTTTAGTTGTAagaaatacagtaaatacactATTTAATGGTTTAGCACATTAAATTGGGTGTAAAAGAAGCAAGACTGGGTCAAGGTTTGCCAATTGTTGAAAAACTAATTAATGCTGCCCATATACAGTAGCATATAAAGTCTTTCTAGTAATGGAGTGCAGATGCTAGACTGGCTGCAGTCCTGATGTCTCCCACTGAAAATATGTGATGCATTACAAATCACAGTAAACAACAACAGACACCCGGACTGTTGTTATATCAAGCAAGAACAAGTAAACAAATACTGAATGATCATATTGCTCTGAGTGAGACGTGGAACATACAAcaaaccttaaaaataaaagtctcgTTAAAAACAGGACAGAGGTTCTTGCGCTGGATTTTGGTCTCAAACTTCTTCTTCTTGTCAGGGAGCATGTACACTTTGACGTAGGGATCAGAGGTGCCTCCCATATCCATAGCAGGAAGATCCTGGGCTTGCAGGACACCCACGATGAGCTGGACAAGAAAGAATGAAAAACATATTATTTAAGGACTAATTTCTTTTCTCTGTTATGTACTGAACACTGAACGTGTCCGAGATGATAAAATTTACTGTAGTTTATAATGTTGGGATTAGCTCAGCATAAAGCGTGACATTCAACTGTCTGCCACCAGAGGGCACCAGTGGCTATAAGAATGGACCTGTTGGGTTTGTTCTCTTTTGTTCTccattaaaaacactaaatctgatctaaaatcaggtttttaacACCTGAACAGGTTTTATTGATTACAGAATTTATGGGAAGGTCTCTCAGT is a window of Trichomycterus rosablanca isolate fTriRos1 chromosome 22, fTriRos1.hap1, whole genome shotgun sequence DNA encoding:
- the syt5a gene encoding synaptotagmin Va, with the protein product MRLLGPQQRTRRAAEPEVEPAPGPPPPSHHSHNFLDIKNKFFNELGHLPNHKIKLPMWVIGAIVVVVLALVGCFAFCIYKKCLGGKKKAKKVRERKGGRRTRKKDKDGEEDKEEAKQEEGEEKEQEFFGKLEYTLDYNFTDNQLIVGVLQAQDLPAMDMGGTSDPYVKVYMLPDKKKKFETKIQRKNLCPVFNETFIFKIPFNDLAGQTLVLQVFDFDRFGKHDVIGEIKVPMNSVDLGQPIHEWKDLVGGEKEEQEKLGDICISLRYVPTSGKLTVCVMEAKNLKKMDVGGLSDPFVKVVLQHNGKRLKKKKTTVKQNTLNPYFNESFSFEIPFAQIQKIQVLITVYDYDKLGSNDAIGKCWIGYGASGVGLRHWSDMLANPRRPVAQWHTLQPEEEVDAALKAPIR